In Cucurbita pepo subsp. pepo cultivar mu-cu-16 unplaced genomic scaffold, ASM280686v2 Cp4.1_scaffold000541, whole genome shotgun sequence, a single window of DNA contains:
- the LOC111785534 gene encoding bidirectional sugar transporter SWEET4-like, with product MVSPDAVRTVLGICGNVISFFLFLSPLPTFIKICKKKSVEQYSPMPYLATLMNCLVWTLYGMPMVHPNSLLVITINGIGIVIELVYIVLFLVYCNGRKERVKVVLVVLAEVVFVAFLTLLVLTLAHTYTLRSTIVGSVCLVFNIMMYASPLTVMKLVIKTKSVEYMPFTLSFVSLANGIIWTAYACINFDPFIVIPNSLGTLSSLVQLILYATFYKSTQIQIADRKAQIHLSEVVIKGDSLSNKTTDGRDATSPVSGTMTPPHKK from the exons ATGGTTTCTCCTGATGCTGTTCGCACCGTGCTTGGAATCTGTG GAAATGTtatctctttcttcttgtttctctctccttt GCCAACGTTTATCAAAATATGTAAGAAGAAATCGGTGGAACAGTACTCGCCAATGCCATATCTAGCAACGTTGATGAATTGTCTAGTGTGGACATTGTACGGGATGCCAATGGTGCACCCAAATAGTCTGCTCGTCATCACGATCAACGGCATTGGTATCGTCATCGAGCTCGTGTACATAGTCCTCTTCTTGGTTTACTGTAATGGAAGAAAGGAGCGGGTAAAAGTGGTCCTGGTGGTTCTAGCTGAGGTCGTCTTTGTGGCTTTCTTGACCCTCCTGGTTCTCACCCTGGCTCATACCTACACTCTTCGCTCTACCATTGTTGGTTCAGTTTGTTTGGTCTTCAACATCATGATGTATGCTTCACCATTGACGGTCATG AAACTGGTGATTAAGACAAAAAGCGTGGAATATATGCCGTTTACTCTATCCTTTGTTTCACTTGCCAACGGCATTATTTGGACCGCTTACGCTTGCATCAATTTCGACCCCTTCATCGTg ATTCCCAACAGCCTCGGAACACTATCGTCTCTTGTTCAGCTCATCCTTTACGCCACCTTTTACAAATCTACTCAGATCCAAATTGCTGACAGAAAAGCCCAAATTCACCTCTCCGAGGTCGTCATCAAGGGCGACTCCCTGTCGAACAAGACCACCGACGGCCGAGATGCAACTTCCCCTGTTTCAGGGACGATGACACCACCTCACAAAAAGTGA
- the LOC111785537 gene encoding bidirectional sugar transporter SWEET4-like — MVSPDAVRTALGVCGNVISFFLFLSPVPTFIQIWKKKSVGQFSPVPYLATLMNCLVWTLYGLPMVHPNSMLVITINGIGIVIELVYIIIFLIYTNEKKKRLQVLGVVLAEIIFVALLTVLVLTTAHTYTLRSTIVGSVCLVFNIMMYASPLTVMKRVIKTKSVEYMPFTLSLASFANGVIWTSYASIHFDPFIVVPNGLGTLSAVLQLVLYAAFYKSTQRQIADRKAQIGLSEIVVNGGSLSNKATSGGDPTTPVSQTTPPHKK; from the exons ATGGTTTCTCCTGATGCTGTTCGTACGGCGCTTGGAGTCTGTG GAAATgtcatctctttcttcttgtttctctctcctgt GCCGACGTTTATCCaaatatggaagaagaaatcagtGGGACAGTTCTCGCCAGTGCCATATCTAGCAACGTTGATGAATTGTCTAGTGTGGACATTGTACGGGTTACCAATGGTACATCCAAATAGTATGCTCGTCATCACGATCAACGGCATCGGTATCGTGATCGAGCTTGTGTACATAATCATCTTCTTGATTTACactaatgaaaaaaagaagcgGCTACAAGTGCTAGGAGTGGTGCTGGCTGAGATCATCTTTGTGGCTCTCTTGACCGTCCTGGTTCTCACCACCGCTCATACCTACACTCTTCGCTCCACCATTGTTGGCTCCGTTTGTCTCGTCTTTAACATCATGATGTATGCATCACCATTGACTGTCATG AAACGGGTGATTAAGACAAAAAGCGTGGAATATATGCCGTTTACTCTATCCTTAGCTTCATTTGCCAATGGCGTTATTTGGACATCTTATGCTAGCATCCATTTCGACCCCTTCATTGtg GTTCCCAACGGCCTCGGAACATTATCGGCCGTTTTGCAGCTCGTCCTCTACGCCGCCTTTTACAAGTCCACTCAGCGCCAAATTGCCGATAGAAAAGCCCAAATTGGCCTCTCCGAGATTGTCGTCAACGGCGGCTCCCTGTCAAACAAGGCCACCAGCGGCGGAGATCCAACTACCCCTGTTTCTCAGACGACGCCGCCTCACAAAAAGTGA